In Bacteroidota bacterium, the following proteins share a genomic window:
- the gldG gene encoding gliding motility-associated ABC transporter substrate-binding protein GldG — translation MNTIKKIKSQSLTRFLLLIAIIVFINIFSQYYFKRFDLTEDNRYSLSNSTKEIIKSLEDVVYVKIYLEGDLPAGFRKLKESTKEMLDEMIAVENKNIEYQFINPFESVNLKEKDEIIRQLSIKGLEAVNLEVMEDNRKIQKIIFPSALISYRNHELPLKLLKQQIGVSSQQQLHNSIVGLEFGIISTIKKLTTVDRKNIAFISGHGELNKDETIDIFNTLSHQYNVKRINLPKYKVGILDKFDLIIIAKPDSTFSELEKYKIDQFVVKGGKVIWFVDKLLAEIDSLARTGVTSTLDYPLNLNDMFFKYGIRFNNNLVQDINCHLIPVMTTKGQPQRDFRPWTFYPIAFPTSEHPIVNNLNAIWFRFANSIDTIGSNKIKKTVLLQSSDKSKYVNHIARISLQQINEPINPNLFYKGPQTLAVLVEGKFTSLFKNRIPRKLLESGQYGEFVEKDKGTKMIFVSDGDIIRNQISRVKEEKYPLGYDRFANQTFGNKNFALNAVDYLLDGSGIINLRTKQFKLRILNKTKIKEQKLKWQIINLVLPIIFLIFFGLIYNILKKRRYTK, via the coding sequence ATGAATACAATTAAAAAAATAAAATCCCAGTCTTTAACCCGTTTTCTATTACTGATTGCAATTATTGTTTTTATTAATATTTTTTCTCAGTACTATTTCAAACGCTTTGACTTAACAGAAGATAACAGATATTCTTTAAGTAATTCAACAAAAGAAATTATCAAATCACTTGAGGATGTTGTTTATGTAAAAATATATCTTGAAGGTGATTTACCTGCCGGATTCCGCAAGCTCAAAGAATCAACAAAAGAAATGCTTGATGAAATGATTGCTGTTGAAAACAAAAATATTGAATACCAATTTATCAATCCTTTTGAATCGGTTAATCTCAAAGAAAAAGATGAAATTATCAGACAATTATCAATAAAAGGACTTGAAGCTGTGAATCTTGAGGTAATGGAAGATAATCGTAAAATTCAAAAAATAATTTTCCCTTCCGCTTTAATTAGTTATAGAAACCATGAACTTCCATTAAAATTATTAAAACAACAAATTGGAGTTTCATCCCAACAGCAATTACATAACTCAATTGTTGGTCTTGAATTCGGAATTATAAGTACAATTAAAAAACTAACAACTGTTGATAGAAAAAACATAGCATTCATTTCAGGGCATGGAGAGTTAAACAAAGATGAAACAATTGATATTTTTAACACATTATCACATCAGTACAATGTTAAAAGAATAAATCTTCCAAAATATAAAGTAGGGATACTTGATAAATTTGATCTTATTATTATTGCAAAACCCGACTCCACATTTTCAGAATTGGAAAAATATAAAATTGACCAATTTGTAGTAAAAGGAGGAAAAGTAATTTGGTTTGTTGACAAACTACTTGCAGAAATTGACAGCCTTGCCAGAACAGGAGTTACTTCTACATTAGATTATCCTTTGAACCTTAACGACATGTTTTTCAAATACGGTATTCGTTTCAACAACAACCTTGTGCAAGATATTAACTGTCATCTTATTCCTGTTATGACAACAAAAGGACAACCTCAACGAGATTTCCGACCTTGGACTTTTTATCCTATTGCATTTCCAACATCAGAACATCCCATTGTTAACAATCTAAATGCAATTTGGTTTCGCTTTGCAAATTCAATAGACACCATTGGTTCAAACAAAATCAAAAAAACTGTTCTTTTACAAAGTTCCGATAAATCAAAATACGTAAACCACATTGCACGAATAAGTCTTCAACAAATCAATGAGCCAATAAATCCCAACCTTTTTTACAAAGGGCCACAGACTCTTGCCGTATTAGTTGAAGGTAAATTCACTTCACTTTTTAAAAACCGAATACCAAGAAAATTATTAGAATCAGGACAATACGGAGAATTCGTTGAAAAAGACAAGGGAACAAAAATGATATTTGTTTCTGATGGAGATATTATTAGAAATCAAATTAGCAGAGTGAAAGAAGAAAAATATCCACTGGGATACGACAGGTTTGCAAATCAAACATTTGGAAATAAAAACTTTGCATTAAATGCTGTTGACTATCTTCTTGATGGCTCAGGAATTATTAATTTAAGGACTAAACAATTCAAATTGCGTATTCTTAACAAAACAAAAATCAAAGAACAGAAATTAAAATGGCAAATCATAAACCTTGTTTTACCGATAATTTTCTTAATATTTTTTGGTTTGATATACAATATTTTAAAGAAAAGAAGATATACGAAATAA